One window of Dyadobacter sandarakinus genomic DNA carries:
- the rluF gene encoding 23S rRNA pseudouridine(2604) synthase RluF → MTLIRINKWISETGFCSRREADRLVQEGRVTLNGRVAVLGDKASETDEVKVNGKLLKAKQAAVYIAFNKPVGITCTTERDVKGNIVDYIGHPRRIFPVGRLDKPSEGLIFLTSDGDIVNKILRAGNRHEKEYVVTVDRPVTPEFVQKMSSGVPILDTITRKCRVRKESAFVFNIVLTQGLNRQIRRMCEYLGYQVRRLKRVRIMNVTLDNLPTGKWRDLTPEELAEIMDAVVHSVKTEEASLGDPDQDED, encoded by the coding sequence TTGACATTGATCAGGATTAACAAATGGATCAGCGAAACGGGTTTTTGCTCCCGGCGGGAAGCTGACAGGCTGGTACAGGAAGGCCGCGTCACCCTGAACGGTCGGGTGGCCGTGCTGGGCGACAAGGCATCCGAAACCGACGAGGTAAAAGTCAACGGAAAGCTGCTGAAAGCCAAACAGGCTGCGGTGTACATCGCTTTCAACAAGCCGGTGGGCATTACGTGTACCACCGAGCGGGACGTAAAAGGAAACATTGTCGATTACATCGGGCATCCCCGCCGCATTTTTCCGGTCGGCAGGTTGGACAAACCGTCGGAAGGGCTTATTTTCCTGACCAGCGACGGCGATATCGTGAATAAGATCCTGCGCGCCGGAAACCGGCACGAAAAGGAATATGTGGTCACGGTGGATCGGCCGGTCACGCCCGAGTTTGTGCAGAAAATGTCGTCGGGCGTACCCATACTGGACACGATTACCCGTAAATGCCGCGTGCGGAAGGAGAGCGCATTTGTCTTCAACATTGTGCTTACACAGGGATTAAACCGCCAGATCAGACGTATGTGCGAGTACCTGGGCTACCAGGTGAGGCGCCTCAAAAGGGTACGGATCATGAATGTTACGCTGGACAATCTTCCTACCGGCAAATGGCGCGACCTCACTCCGGAAGAACTCGCCGAGATCATGGACGCCGTGGTACATTCTGTGAAAACGGAGGAGGCATCATTGGGCGACCCTGATCAGGACGAGGACTAA
- a CDS encoding acetylxylan esterase — MKLRFRLHAILICISVGAFAQPARRPVEVIVAADHEDWTYKTGEKARFTIQVFRNGNLVRNAPVRYEIGPEKLDPTITESKTAAEGKLVVDGGTMKSPGFLRCVAYANVDGLEVRGLATAGFDPLAIQPTVTNPENFDTFWEKAKQELANLPLDAKMTLLPERCTEKVNVYHLNLQNFKKGARLYGILSIPKKEGKYPALLRVPGAGVRGYYGDVTTAENDIITLEIGIHGIPVTMDPGVYTDLGQGALNGYPSYNLDNADRFYYKRVYLGCVRANDFLVSLPQYDGKNLAVTGGSQGGALSIVTAALDPRVKWLGAFYPALSDVTGYLHGRAGGWPHYFDKGSMAINNTKEKLATLGYYDVVNFARRVKAPGFYIWGFNDETCPPTSMYAAYNVTTAPKELKLYLDTGHWTYQEERDIMNEWLIGKLKAK, encoded by the coding sequence ATGAAACTCCGCTTTCGGCTGCATGCCATTTTAATCTGTATTTCCGTTGGGGCATTTGCCCAGCCCGCCCGTCGCCCGGTCGAGGTGATCGTTGCCGCCGACCATGAAGACTGGACTTATAAGACCGGAGAAAAGGCCAGGTTTACCATACAGGTATTCCGGAATGGCAATCTGGTCCGGAATGCGCCCGTGCGGTATGAAATCGGCCCCGAGAAGCTGGATCCTACGATCACGGAAAGTAAAACAGCCGCCGAAGGCAAGCTGGTCGTCGATGGCGGCACCATGAAAAGTCCCGGTTTCCTGAGGTGCGTTGCCTATGCCAATGTAGACGGTTTGGAAGTGCGCGGCCTTGCTACGGCGGGCTTTGATCCATTGGCTATCCAGCCGACCGTCACCAACCCGGAGAACTTTGACACTTTCTGGGAAAAGGCAAAACAGGAGCTGGCAAACCTTCCGCTCGATGCCAAAATGACCCTTTTGCCCGAGCGCTGCACTGAGAAAGTGAATGTTTACCATCTCAATTTGCAAAACTTCAAAAAAGGCGCGCGCCTCTATGGCATTTTATCCATTCCCAAAAAAGAAGGAAAGTATCCTGCGCTCCTCCGCGTTCCAGGAGCTGGTGTGAGGGGCTACTATGGCGACGTGACGACCGCTGAAAACGATATCATCACGCTTGAAATTGGCATTCACGGCATTCCTGTAACGATGGATCCGGGCGTGTACACCGACCTGGGTCAGGGCGCGCTCAATGGCTATCCATCCTACAATCTGGACAATGCTGACCGTTTTTATTACAAAAGGGTTTATCTCGGTTGTGTGCGCGCCAATGATTTTCTGGTCAGCCTGCCGCAATATGACGGGAAAAACCTGGCTGTAACCGGCGGAAGTCAGGGAGGTGCTTTGTCGATCGTCACTGCTGCCCTGGACCCCCGTGTAAAGTGGCTGGGAGCATTTTATCCGGCATTGAGCGATGTGACGGGTTACCTTCACGGACGTGCCGGTGGCTGGCCGCACTACTTTGACAAAGGCAGTATGGCCATTAATAACACGAAGGAAAAGCTCGCTACCCTGGGTTACTATGATGTTGTAAATTTTGCAAGAAGGGTGAAAGCGCCGGGTTTTTACATCTGGGGTTTCAATGATGAGACCTGCCCTCCTACTTCCATGTATGCAGCCTACAATGTGACCACTGCACCGAAAGAGCTGAAACTTTACCTGGATACCGGGCACTGGACCTACCAGGAAGAAAGAGACATCATGAACGAGTGGCTGATCGGCAAACTGAAAGCAAAATGA
- a CDS encoding Gfo/Idh/MocA family protein translates to MDRRSFLEKSTIASAAFSALPLLSALHRAAPYRTALIGAGWWGTNILRCAIQAGESKIVALCDVDENQLNICETEVAKLTSDKPKRYRDFREMLLKEKPEIVIVATPDHWHPLCCIAAIESGAHVYVEKPISHTIAEGRAMVNATRKHGRIVQVGTHRRVSPHNISGMEFLKSGKAGKIGMARAFVHYAGGAGQKAVNEEPPKGLDWDFYCGPASLVPYNKTIHPRGFRNYLNFANGTLGDWGIHWLDQVLWWSEQKYPKKIYSTGGRAIRQDSTDAPDHQVAVYDFDGFTLEWEHRTFAGNTAEKTHPQQAVGVYFYGTEGTFHMGWLDGWTFYPSNPNKPVIHQDPQLNKPDDQNIQQLWANFLTSIKTGTPPICEIEIGQRSTNVALLGMLSYKLGRSIIWDGEKEIIPGDEEANKLLRREYRGEWKYPEV, encoded by the coding sequence ATGGACCGCCGCTCATTCCTCGAAAAATCAACTATTGCAAGTGCGGCATTTTCGGCCCTTCCGTTGCTTTCGGCACTGCACCGGGCTGCTCCCTACCGCACGGCACTGATTGGTGCGGGATGGTGGGGTACCAACATCTTGCGCTGCGCCATACAGGCGGGTGAGTCAAAGATTGTCGCGCTGTGCGACGTAGACGAAAACCAGCTAAACATCTGTGAGACCGAAGTTGCTAAGCTCACTTCGGACAAGCCAAAGCGCTACCGCGACTTCCGCGAAATGTTATTAAAGGAAAAACCGGAGATCGTGATCGTGGCGACGCCGGACCACTGGCATCCCCTGTGCTGCATTGCAGCAATTGAATCGGGAGCGCACGTGTATGTTGAAAAACCTATTTCCCATACCATAGCCGAGGGCCGTGCCATGGTGAACGCCACCCGCAAGCATGGCCGCATAGTACAGGTAGGCACGCACAGGCGTGTTTCTCCCCATAATATTTCGGGTATGGAGTTCCTTAAATCGGGAAAAGCCGGTAAGATCGGCATGGCGCGCGCATTTGTGCACTACGCAGGAGGGGCAGGTCAGAAAGCTGTTAACGAGGAGCCTCCGAAGGGACTGGACTGGGACTTCTACTGCGGTCCTGCTTCACTGGTACCGTACAACAAGACGATCCATCCCAGAGGCTTCCGCAATTACCTCAACTTTGCCAATGGTACCCTCGGTGACTGGGGCATTCACTGGCTGGATCAGGTGCTGTGGTGGTCGGAGCAGAAATACCCTAAAAAGATTTACTCGACCGGAGGGCGCGCCATCCGGCAGGACAGTACGGATGCGCCGGACCACCAGGTGGCAGTTTACGACTTCGACGGATTTACGCTTGAATGGGAACACAGGACGTTTGCTGGGAACACGGCCGAGAAAACGCACCCGCAGCAGGCGGTGGGCGTATACTTCTATGGCACGGAAGGAACCTTTCACATGGGCTGGCTCGATGGATGGACGTTTTACCCGTCCAACCCCAATAAGCCTGTCATTCACCAGGATCCGCAGCTTAATAAACCAGACGACCAGAATATTCAGCAATTATGGGCCAACTTCCTGACCTCCATCAAAACCGGTACGCCGCCAATTTGTGAGATCGAAATTGGTCAGCGCTCTACAAACGTTGCGTTGCTCGGCATGCTTTCGTACAAGCTGGGCAGAAGCATTATCTGGGATGGGGAAAAGGAAATTATTCCCGGGGATGAAGAGGCCAACAAGCTCCTGAGACGGGAGTATCGGGGTGAATGGAAATACCCGGAAGTTTGA
- a CDS encoding tetratricopeptide repeat protein: MNSTLFENLLGFYEDDPADPFNVYALALEYTKSEPAKAAHFFNKLLTEHPTYLPAYYHAGALFAEMEQIEKAENIYQKGIELAITQQNTKAHQELLRAYRNFLDELDD, translated from the coding sequence ATGAATAGCACACTTTTTGAAAATCTGCTCGGCTTTTACGAAGACGATCCTGCTGATCCGTTCAATGTATATGCACTGGCACTGGAATACACCAAGTCTGAGCCGGCGAAGGCAGCGCATTTCTTTAATAAGCTGCTTACAGAGCACCCAACTTACCTGCCAGCTTACTATCATGCCGGTGCTCTTTTTGCAGAAATGGAACAAATTGAAAAGGCTGAAAATATTTACCAGAAAGGGATCGAACTCGCCATCACACAGCAGAATACGAAAGCGCACCAGGAGCTTTTAAGGGCCTACCGCAACTTTCTGGACGAGCTGGACGATTGA
- a CDS encoding electron transfer flavoprotein subunit beta/FixA family protein yields MNILVCITSVPDTTAKITFTDNDTKLNKAGVQLIIGPYDDYALSRAVELKEQAAGKVTVLHVGGADADPQIRKALALGADEAIRVDVEPADSYDTAVQIAHIARQNSYDLILMGRESIDYNSGIVHGLVAEMLDLPSYSPVMKLDINGSTATITREIDGGKEVLEASLPLVLGCQEPIAEWKSPSMKGIMTARTKPLQVVPPVETEQLSVTGKYTLPAPKGACKMIPADAAETLIRLLQTEAKVI; encoded by the coding sequence ATGAATATTCTTGTTTGTATAACCAGTGTGCCGGACACAACCGCCAAGATAACTTTTACAGACAACGACACCAAACTGAATAAAGCGGGCGTGCAGCTCATCATCGGGCCTTACGACGACTACGCACTGTCGCGGGCAGTGGAGCTCAAAGAGCAGGCTGCCGGCAAGGTGACAGTGCTGCACGTAGGCGGAGCTGATGCCGATCCGCAGATCCGCAAGGCGCTTGCACTGGGTGCGGACGAGGCGATCCGGGTGGATGTGGAGCCCGCCGACTCTTACGATACCGCAGTTCAGATCGCCCATATTGCGAGGCAAAACAGCTACGATCTCATTCTGATGGGCCGTGAGTCCATCGACTACAATAGCGGGATTGTTCACGGCCTCGTCGCAGAAATGCTCGACCTGCCCTCCTACTCGCCGGTCATGAAGCTCGACATCAACGGATCCACCGCTACCATCACCCGCGAGATCGACGGCGGAAAAGAAGTATTGGAAGCCTCACTACCGCTCGTACTCGGCTGCCAGGAGCCCATCGCCGAATGGAAAAGTCCGAGCATGAAGGGCATTATGACGGCTCGTACCAAGCCACTACAGGTGGTACCACCGGTAGAGACCGAACAACTGTCGGTGACCGGCAAGTACACCCTGCCTGCTCCCAAAGGTGCCTGCAAAATGATACCGGCAGATGCAGCCGAGACGCTGATCCGCCTGCTGCAGACCGAAGCAAAGGTTATCTGA
- a CDS encoding electron transfer flavoprotein subunit alpha/FixB family protein produces MSVLIYIELDKGSVKKTSFGAIQYGAMIAAKLGTTTTALSLGTANSSELEQAGHHGAAKVLHVADPRLDHENSLAYAEALVQAAEQEESEVIIIPKSGLGDAVAARAGARLKAAVVSGITGLPEITGDTFRVTKRIFSGKAFASIDMAAARKILVIQKNAIETDENATGSPAQVEAFSPVLSEAGFKAKVISTEKVTNEISLTEAEIIVSGGRGLKGPENWHLLLDLASALGAATGCSKPVSDLDWRPHHEHIGQTGIKVTPGLYIACGISGAIQHLAGVNGSRCIVVINKDPEAPFFKSADYGIVGDIFEILPRLTDAARKLR; encoded by the coding sequence ATGTCTGTCCTGATATACATTGAGCTGGACAAAGGCTCAGTTAAGAAAACCTCATTTGGGGCCATTCAATATGGCGCGATGATTGCTGCCAAACTCGGTACCACCACTACTGCCCTCTCACTGGGTACGGCCAATTCATCAGAACTTGAACAAGCCGGTCATCACGGCGCAGCGAAGGTGCTGCACGTTGCCGATCCGCGCCTTGATCATGAAAACAGCCTTGCCTATGCAGAAGCATTGGTGCAGGCTGCAGAACAAGAAGAGAGCGAGGTGATAATCATCCCGAAATCCGGGCTGGGCGATGCTGTGGCTGCCCGTGCCGGTGCCAGGCTGAAAGCTGCGGTCGTATCCGGGATTACAGGCTTGCCGGAAATTACCGGGGACACCTTCCGGGTGACCAAGAGGATCTTTTCCGGAAAGGCATTTGCCAGCATCGACATGGCAGCGGCCAGAAAAATACTGGTGATCCAGAAAAACGCCATAGAGACCGATGAAAATGCAACCGGATCTCCGGCACAAGTGGAAGCATTTTCCCCGGTACTGAGCGAAGCAGGGTTTAAGGCAAAAGTCATCAGCACCGAAAAAGTCACCAATGAAATATCCCTGACCGAAGCGGAGATCATCGTATCCGGCGGGCGGGGCTTGAAGGGACCGGAAAACTGGCATTTGCTGCTGGACCTCGCTTCGGCTCTGGGTGCAGCTACGGGTTGCTCCAAGCCGGTATCCGACCTCGACTGGCGCCCGCACCACGAGCACATTGGCCAGACGGGCATTAAGGTAACTCCGGGCTTGTATATCGCATGCGGCATTTCGGGTGCCATTCAGCACCTGGCCGGCGTCAATGGTTCCCGCTGCATTGTCGTAATTAATAAGGACCCGGAGGCTCCGTTTTTTAAGTCGGCGGATTATGGGATTGTAGGGGATATTTTCGAGATATTGCCCCGGCTTACGGACGCGGCCAGGAAGCTGCGGTAA
- a CDS encoding bifunctional nuclease family protein — MKKIKLEILGLSPSQSQAGSFALVLGEELGNRRLPIIIGVFEAQAIAVQIENIVPNRPMTHDLFRSFADGMNYTLKEIVISDLKEGIFYAKIICTDSLREVEIDARPSDAIAIGLRFDIPIFTYEAILSEAGIISSTLSEDEDDEQSVRETIKPGTAKEQLRDFPFDELQKMLEEALAKEDYEKAAKIRDEMGRRN; from the coding sequence GTGAAAAAAATAAAACTAGAAATTCTGGGTCTATCCCCAAGCCAATCCCAGGCAGGGTCATTTGCTCTTGTTCTGGGTGAAGAACTGGGTAATCGCAGGCTTCCAATCATCATTGGTGTATTTGAAGCCCAGGCCATCGCGGTCCAGATAGAAAACATCGTCCCGAACCGTCCGATGACCCACGACCTTTTCCGTTCCTTTGCCGACGGGATGAACTACACACTGAAAGAAATCGTCATTTCGGATCTGAAAGAAGGTATTTTTTACGCCAAGATCATTTGTACCGACAGCCTGCGGGAAGTAGAGATTGACGCCCGCCCTTCTGATGCGATTGCCATAGGCCTGCGTTTCGATATTCCTATTTTCACCTACGAGGCAATCCTTTCCGAGGCAGGAATTATTTCCAGCACCTTGTCGGAGGATGAGGACGACGAGCAGTCGGTTCGCGAGACCATCAAGCCGGGCACTGCCAAGGAGCAGCTGCGCGATTTTCCCTTTGATGAACTACAGAAAATGCTGGAAGAAGCCCTCGCCAAGGAGGACTACGAAAAAGCAGCCAAGATCAGGGATGAAATGGGCCGCCGCAACTAG
- a CDS encoding cell division protein FtsX: MPKKKKIGSYPNTMIVISLTAALFLIGFCGLLVIQSKKLVSIIRQNVEVRVFVDKSVTKAGQDSILSIIQAKPFVLSSAEAQPITYVSKEDAAKEFIQGTKEDFVNFLGENPLRDSYRVKVREEYFEEVKLAQIKKELEQITGVYEVVYQENLADNINKNVTKIYIVLASFAVIMLIIIVLLVNNTIKLAIYSQRFLIRSMQLVGATNGFIQKPYVMRGAIQGLVGGILAAALLVVLQQVAVRNVEGLALLQEYEKIGILIGIVVILGISIGIASTYQSLARYLRMALDDLY; the protein is encoded by the coding sequence ATGCCCAAGAAAAAAAAGATTGGCAGCTATCCCAATACCATGATCGTGATAAGCCTGACAGCCGCGCTGTTCCTCATCGGCTTCTGCGGTCTGCTGGTAATTCAATCCAAAAAGCTGGTTTCCATTATCCGTCAGAATGTTGAAGTACGCGTATTTGTAGACAAATCGGTTACCAAAGCAGGGCAGGATTCCATACTCAGTATCATCCAGGCGAAACCTTTTGTACTAAGCTCTGCCGAAGCACAACCTATCACGTACGTATCCAAAGAGGATGCTGCCAAGGAATTTATCCAGGGTACCAAAGAGGACTTTGTAAACTTTCTGGGTGAAAACCCGCTCCGCGACAGCTACCGGGTGAAGGTACGCGAGGAGTACTTTGAAGAGGTAAAGCTTGCGCAGATCAAAAAGGAGCTCGAACAGATTACCGGCGTTTACGAGGTTGTTTACCAGGAAAACCTGGCTGATAATATTAACAAGAACGTTACCAAAATATACATTGTACTCGCCAGCTTTGCAGTGATCATGCTGATCATCATTGTATTGCTGGTAAACAATACCATTAAGCTGGCTATTTACTCGCAGCGCTTCCTGATCCGCAGTATGCAGCTCGTGGGCGCTACCAACGGATTTATCCAGAAACCTTATGTCATGCGTGGTGCGATCCAGGGCCTGGTGGGCGGAATTCTTGCCGCGGCTTTGCTGGTAGTATTGCAGCAGGTAGCGGTCCGGAATGTGGAAGGCCTTGCACTATTGCAGGAGTACGAAAAAATCGGCATCCTGATCGGTATTGTTGTGATACTGGGTATCTCAATTGGGATTGCCAGTACTTACCAGTCGCTGGCGCGCTATCTCCGCATGGCCCTCGACGACCTTTATTGA
- a CDS encoding DUF3098 domain-containing protein: MSTSRDKLPFSAANYTTMLIGIAVILAGFLIMTFDGEEFGFGFFGITLGPIITILGFIIEFWAILRKPTHS; this comes from the coding sequence ATGAGCACATCCCGCGACAAGCTTCCTTTTTCCGCCGCCAATTACACGACCATGCTGATCGGCATTGCCGTGATCCTGGCCGGCTTCCTTATCATGACGTTTGATGGCGAGGAGTTTGGCTTTGGCTTTTTCGGCATCACGCTGGGCCCCATCATCACGATCCTGGGCTTTATCATCGAGTTCTGGGCTATTTTACGTAAACCCACGCATTCATGA
- a CDS encoding undecaprenyl-diphosphate phosphatase — MSIWQAIILAIVEGITEFLPISSTGHMIIASSFMGISHLEFTKMFTVNIQFGAILSVLVLYWKRFFQTTDFYFKLFVAFLPAAVIGFLLNDFIDALLENVVVVAVSLLVGGIILLFIDRLGNNSRDDRPVSYGTALKIGFFQCIAMIPGVSRSASTIIGGMLQGLSRKQAAEFSFFLAVPTMAAAGGYKLLKTYESIRPEDIKTLLIGNAVAFVVAMLAIRFFISFLTKYGFKIFGYYRIILGLVLLGLLASGYKLDIV, encoded by the coding sequence ATGAGTATCTGGCAGGCCATTATCCTCGCGATTGTCGAAGGCATTACCGAATTTCTACCCATTTCTTCCACGGGGCACATGATCATTGCATCCTCTTTCATGGGGATCAGCCACCTGGAATTTACCAAAATGTTTACGGTGAACATTCAGTTCGGTGCCATACTTTCGGTACTGGTGCTTTACTGGAAGCGTTTTTTTCAAACAACCGACTTCTATTTCAAGCTTTTTGTGGCATTCCTGCCGGCGGCAGTGATCGGGTTTCTGCTGAATGACTTTATTGATGCTTTGCTCGAAAACGTGGTCGTAGTAGCGGTATCCCTGCTGGTGGGTGGCATTATCCTGCTTTTCATCGACCGGCTCGGAAACAACTCCCGCGATGACAGGCCGGTGTCCTACGGCACTGCCCTAAAGATCGGTTTTTTCCAATGCATTGCCATGATCCCAGGCGTTTCGCGCTCCGCATCCACCATCATAGGAGGCATGCTTCAGGGACTTTCGAGAAAGCAGGCGGCTGAATTTTCTTTTTTTCTCGCTGTACCTACTATGGCTGCGGCAGGTGGTTACAAGCTGTTGAAAACCTATGAAAGCATCCGTCCTGAGGATATCAAAACCCTGCTGATCGGCAATGCAGTTGCCTTTGTAGTGGCCATGCTCGCGATCAGGTTTTTTATCAGCTTTCTTACCAAATACGGTTTCAAAATTTTCGGGTACTACCGGATCATTCTGGGGCTTGTGCTGCTTGGCCTGCTTGCGTCAGGCTATAAGCTGGATATTGTGTAG
- the truB gene encoding tRNA pseudouridine(55) synthase TruB, whose protein sequence is MLNNDPPVPDEGEVILIDKPLTWTSFDVANKLKRACKFKKIGHAGTLDPLATGLLILCTGKKTKQIDSYQAQEKEYTGTLVLGQTTPSIDLETEFDVSFPTEHITPEILDNARQQLTGQIDQLPPIYSALRVNGERLYKKARRGEQIEIKSRPVTVSLFEIDAADFPQVHFRIICSKGTYIRSLVRDFGLLAGSGAYLSALCRTRIGAFELKDAWNLTEYISSKRTELKLTVDE, encoded by the coding sequence ATTTTGAACAACGACCCGCCCGTACCGGACGAAGGAGAGGTAATTCTGATCGACAAACCTCTCACCTGGACGTCCTTTGATGTTGCCAACAAGCTGAAACGTGCCTGCAAGTTTAAAAAGATCGGGCATGCAGGTACCCTCGATCCGCTCGCAACCGGCCTGCTCATCCTTTGTACCGGCAAGAAAACCAAGCAGATTGACAGCTACCAGGCGCAGGAAAAGGAATATACCGGCACCTTGGTGCTCGGGCAGACCACGCCATCCATCGACCTTGAAACGGAGTTTGATGTCAGTTTTCCAACGGAACATATCACACCTGAAATACTGGACAATGCCCGGCAGCAACTGACCGGACAGATCGACCAGCTTCCTCCTATTTACTCTGCCCTGCGTGTGAACGGAGAGCGTCTTTACAAAAAAGCAAGGCGCGGAGAGCAGATTGAGATCAAGAGCCGCCCGGTGACCGTTTCTCTTTTCGAGATCGACGCGGCGGACTTCCCCCAGGTGCATTTCAGGATTATTTGTTCAAAAGGTACCTATATTCGCAGCCTCGTGCGTGATTTCGGGTTGCTGGCAGGGAGCGGTGCTTACCTGAGCGCGCTGTGCCGGACACGCATCGGCGCATTCGAGCTGAAAGATGCATGGAACCTGACTGAGTACATCAGCAGTAAAAGAACGGAATTGAAGCTGACGGTCGACGAATGA
- a CDS encoding bifunctional riboflavin kinase/FAD synthetase, with the protein MKIYHSLETFPRLELGVVTSGTFDGVHLGHRKILARLLEITRQSGGQSVVLTFWPHPRTVVSEDSQGLQLLSTIEEKIELFAGLGIDHLVIVPFTRAFSELSSDAFIIQILVEKIGTKKLVIGYDHRFGRNREGSFEFLKEHCAIYGFDVEEIPREDIENMAISSSRIRKALATGHIQEANELLGRPYSLVGNVVKGKQLGRTIGFPTANLHLHESYKLVPMNGVYVIHADHEGKRFQGMLNIGVRPTVDGTLRTIEAHLFDFDQEIYGEDLKLDLLHYLRPEQKFAGLDALVSQLMIDRESAISFLAKM; encoded by the coding sequence ATGAAAATATATCATAGTCTCGAAACCTTCCCCAGGCTTGAACTGGGTGTTGTCACAAGCGGGACCTTTGACGGCGTGCATCTGGGCCACCGCAAGATCCTAGCCCGGCTCCTTGAAATTACCCGCCAGTCAGGCGGACAATCCGTGGTGCTCACTTTCTGGCCGCATCCGCGCACGGTAGTTTCGGAAGACAGCCAGGGATTACAGCTGCTGTCGACCATCGAAGAGAAAATCGAGCTTTTCGCCGGCCTCGGCATTGACCATCTGGTGATCGTACCTTTCACGAGGGCATTTTCTGAACTGTCTTCCGATGCATTCATCATACAGATACTGGTGGAAAAGATCGGCACCAAAAAGCTGGTAATCGGCTACGACCACCGTTTTGGCCGCAACCGGGAAGGCAGCTTTGAGTTTCTGAAAGAGCATTGTGCCATTTATGGCTTCGATGTGGAGGAAATACCGCGTGAGGACATTGAGAATATGGCCATCAGTTCGTCGCGCATCCGCAAGGCCCTGGCTACGGGCCACATCCAGGAGGCCAATGAACTGCTCGGCCGGCCCTATTCGCTCGTCGGAAATGTGGTGAAAGGCAAGCAGCTCGGACGTACCATCGGCTTTCCAACTGCAAACCTGCATTTGCACGAATCGTACAAGCTTGTACCGATGAATGGCGTGTATGTGATTCATGCCGACCATGAAGGAAAACGCTTTCAGGGTATGCTCAACATTGGCGTGAGACCCACCGTAGACGGTACGCTGCGCACCATTGAGGCACATTTGTTCGACTTTGATCAGGAAATTTATGGTGAAGATCTTAAACTGGATCTGCTGCATTATCTCCGCCCGGAGCAGAAATTTGCAGGTTTGGATGCGCTTGTAAGTCAGCTTATGATCGACCGTGAAAGCGCCATTTCTTTTTTAGCAAAAATGTAA